In Candidatus Effluviviaceae Genus V sp., a single window of DNA contains:
- a CDS encoding PDZ domain-containing protein codes for MTRRLRRHGLVLVALCVGFLLGGLTVGTVSARRELLSYLDLFNDALAKVEGTYVEEVDSQQIMYGAIRGMLSSLDPYSMFLDEESFEEFQVTTEGEFGGLGIQITVRDGVLTVVSPIEGTPAYDLGILSGDRIIAIEEESTRGITVDEAIEKLRGEPGTDVDITIRREGVEEPLDYTVTREIIRIDSVPYAFMMDDGVGYVRISRFSRTTAEELRESLGQLRDQGMERLVLDLRSNPGGLLSQAVDVTDVFLETGELIVSTKGRISEQNQEFHARTPAMFDRGFPIVVLINGGSASASEILAGAIQDWDRGLVVGTTSFGKGSVQTLMRLRPLTKGCAMKITTAKWYIASGRAIEKPERWMVEGEGEDEEPERPEYLTAAGRTVYGGGGVTPDVEIEFERRADVLVDLERRREFFEFAIEYTAEHPIESVDFEVTAPMWDAFIDFLGEDGFEYDAEALEEHRDEVELAIKRDMIRKSFGREEAYEAAVRGDDQLSRTAELAAEAGTVDDLFRTAADLAEAEVTEE; via the coding sequence ATGACACGGCGACTCAGACGACACGGCCTCGTCCTTGTTGCTCTCTGCGTGGGGTTCCTGCTGGGCGGTCTGACCGTCGGGACCGTCAGCGCGCGCCGGGAGCTGCTGTCGTATCTCGACCTCTTCAACGACGCGCTGGCGAAGGTCGAGGGAACGTACGTCGAGGAGGTCGATTCTCAGCAGATCATGTACGGCGCCATCCGCGGAATGCTCTCGTCCCTGGACCCGTATTCGATGTTCCTCGATGAGGAGTCGTTCGAGGAGTTTCAGGTGACGACCGAGGGCGAGTTCGGCGGACTCGGCATACAGATCACGGTGAGGGACGGCGTGCTCACGGTCGTCAGTCCGATCGAGGGAACGCCCGCCTACGACCTCGGGATCCTGTCCGGCGACCGCATCATCGCCATAGAGGAGGAGTCGACCCGCGGGATCACGGTCGACGAGGCGATCGAGAAGCTCCGCGGCGAGCCGGGGACCGACGTGGACATCACCATCAGACGCGAGGGCGTCGAGGAGCCTCTGGACTACACGGTGACGCGCGAGATCATCAGGATCGACAGCGTACCGTACGCCTTCATGATGGACGACGGCGTGGGCTACGTCCGCATTTCGCGGTTCTCGAGGACGACGGCGGAGGAACTCCGGGAGAGTCTCGGTCAGCTCCGCGACCAGGGCATGGAGCGGCTCGTGCTCGATCTCAGATCGAATCCCGGCGGGCTCCTGTCCCAGGCGGTCGACGTCACCGACGTCTTCCTGGAGACCGGAGAGCTCATCGTGAGCACGAAGGGCCGCATCAGCGAACAGAACCAGGAGTTCCACGCGCGCACCCCCGCCATGTTCGATCGAGGATTCCCGATCGTCGTGCTGATCAACGGCGGCAGCGCGAGCGCGTCCGAGATTCTCGCCGGCGCCATCCAGGACTGGGACCGCGGTCTGGTCGTCGGCACGACGAGTTTCGGCAAGGGCTCAGTGCAGACGTTGATGCGTCTGAGACCTCTCACCAAGGGCTGCGCGATGAAGATCACGACGGCCAAGTGGTACATCGCGAGCGGCCGGGCCATCGAGAAGCCCGAGCGCTGGATGGTCGAGGGTGAGGGCGAGGACGAGGAACCGGAACGCCCCGAGTACCTTACGGCCGCGGGCCGGACCGTTTACGGCGGCGGCGGCGTGACGCCCGATGTCGAGATCGAGTTCGAACGCCGGGCCGACGTGCTGGTCGACCTCGAGCGCCGGCGCGAGTTCTTCGAGTTCGCCATCGAATACACGGCGGAGCATCCGATCGAGAGCGTCGATTTCGAAGTGACCGCCCCGATGTGGGATGCATTCATCGATTTCCTCGGCGAGGACGGCTTCGAGTACGACGCGGAGGCGCTCGAGGAGCACCGCGACGAGGTCGAGCTGGCCATCAAGCGGGACATGATCCGCAAATCGTTCGGCCGCGAGGAGGCGTACGAGGCGGCCGTCAGGGGCGACGACCAGTTGTCGAGGACCGCCGAGCTGGCCGCCGAGGCCGGCACAGTGGACGACCTCTTCCGCACCGCGGCCGACCTCGCGGAGGCCGAGGTCACCGAGGAGTAG
- a CDS encoding tetratricopeptide repeat protein, translated as MTPLRVRTALVAAAIGLAATLMQGCAGYWETSGSGGRATETVVHTVGSGESLRSIADDYYGDPGAAAYLAEVNGVPEDVVLDEGSVIDVPVDPEDLDRYRARTEAKSHYNRGTALAAAGDLPRSEEAFRRALELDPRFVDAAYNLGVVLLERGESNRAAVLLEQTSGVRPDDAEVRFAWGKALFECGRHARAAEEFRTAVALDPTMEDPAYALGLALLAAGKRQEGIVALDGYLRRFPDGRWVTEARRRLTEMAAGPAPGDAQ; from the coding sequence ATGACTCCGCTACGAGTGAGGACCGCGCTCGTTGCCGCGGCCATCGGGCTGGCGGCGACCCTCATGCAGGGCTGCGCCGGATACTGGGAGACGAGCGGAAGCGGCGGACGTGCGACCGAGACCGTCGTGCACACGGTCGGCTCGGGAGAGAGCCTGCGTTCGATCGCCGACGACTACTACGGGGACCCCGGAGCCGCCGCGTACCTGGCCGAGGTCAACGGCGTTCCCGAGGATGTCGTCCTCGATGAGGGCTCCGTCATCGACGTGCCCGTCGACCCGGAGGATCTCGACCGCTATCGCGCACGGACCGAGGCGAAGTCCCACTACAATCGTGGCACCGCTCTCGCGGCGGCCGGCGACCTCCCGCGTTCCGAGGAGGCCTTCAGAAGGGCCCTCGAACTCGACCCCCGCTTCGTTGATGCGGCCTACAATCTGGGCGTCGTACTCCTGGAACGCGGAGAGTCGAACCGGGCGGCGGTCCTGCTCGAGCAGACGTCCGGTGTCAGGCCGGACGATGCGGAGGTGCGTTTCGCCTGGGGCAAGGCGCTCTTCGAGTGCGGCCGCCACGCCCGAGCGGCAGAGGAGTTCAGAACGGCCGTGGCGCTCGACCCGACGATGGAGGACCCCGCGTACGCGCTCGGTCTCGCGCTCCTCGCGGCCGGGAAGAGACAGGAGGGCATCGTGGCGCTCGACGGCTATCTCCGGCGCTTCCCGGACGGGCGCTGGGTGACCGAGGCGAGGCGGCGCCTGACCGAGATGGCGGCCGGACCCGCTCCGGGGGATGCTCAGTGA
- a CDS encoding CDP-alcohol phosphatidyltransferase family protein produces the protein MAVKGIKARARSVLDPVARFAADVGVTPAGLTLAGLALSGLAGFSIAHGRFPVAGVLLVLAGVCDMLDGAVARLSNRTSDEGAFLDSTVDRYAEAVVLLGALHYYLFRSATAPETATAIAIFLAFWGSLLVSYTRARAEGLGRSCTVGIAERPERVVLLIVGALLGSGVMRIVLWVLVVLTHLTALQRILHVLYAGGGRPRS, from the coding sequence ATGGCTGTGAAGGGCATCAAGGCACGGGCCCGTTCCGTGCTCGATCCGGTGGCTCGATTCGCGGCCGACGTCGGGGTGACGCCCGCGGGGCTGACGCTGGCCGGACTGGCGTTGTCCGGTCTGGCGGGGTTCAGCATCGCCCACGGCAGGTTCCCTGTCGCGGGCGTGCTGCTCGTGCTGGCCGGTGTCTGCGACATGCTCGACGGTGCGGTAGCGCGCCTGTCGAACCGGACGAGCGACGAAGGTGCCTTCCTCGACTCGACGGTCGACAGGTATGCCGAGGCCGTGGTGCTCCTCGGGGCGCTTCACTACTACCTCTTCCGGTCCGCGACCGCCCCTGAGACCGCGACGGCGATCGCGATCTTCCTGGCGTTCTGGGGCTCTTTGCTCGTGAGCTACACGCGGGCGCGGGCCGAGGGGCTCGGGAGGAGCTGCACCGTCGGAATAGCCGAGAGACCCGAGCGTGTCGTGCTGCTGATCGTCGGGGCGCTCCTGGGTTCCGGCGTCATGCGGATCGTGTTGTGGGTCCTGGTCGTTCTCACCCACCTCACGGCGCTCCAGCGTATCCTCCATGTTCTCTATGCGGGCGGAGGGCGGCCGCGCTCCTAG
- a CDS encoding slipin family protein, translating into MVGTVILILVVLVLLAKSVYVLREYERGVVFRLGRFTGVRGPGFILIIPFIDRLVRVGLRIIAMDVPPQDVVTRDNVSVKVNAVVYYRVFEPNLAIIEVEDFDYATSQLSQTTLRSVIGSVELDELLSERDKINQELQSILDKQTDSWGIKVSAVEVKHVDLPEGMQRAIARQAEAERERRAKIIHAEGELQASEKLSQAATVLAKEPSSMQLRFLSTLTEISAEKNSTIIFPVPIDLVEAFMKRFRPNES; encoded by the coding sequence ATGGTTGGAACCGTCATACTCATACTGGTCGTGCTCGTCCTGCTCGCGAAGTCGGTCTACGTGCTTCGCGAGTACGAGCGCGGCGTCGTCTTCCGGCTCGGCCGGTTCACCGGCGTCAGGGGCCCGGGCTTCATCCTCATTATCCCGTTCATCGACCGACTCGTCCGCGTGGGGCTTCGGATCATCGCCATGGACGTCCCGCCGCAGGATGTGGTGACGAGGGACAACGTCTCCGTCAAGGTGAATGCGGTCGTCTACTACCGGGTGTTCGAGCCGAATCTCGCCATCATCGAGGTCGAGGATTTCGACTACGCGACCTCCCAGCTCTCGCAGACGACGCTTCGAAGCGTGATCGGTTCTGTAGAGCTCGACGAGCTATTGTCCGAGCGGGACAAGATCAACCAGGAGCTGCAGTCGATCCTCGACAAGCAGACCGACAGCTGGGGCATCAAGGTCTCGGCGGTCGAGGTCAAGCACGTCGACCTGCCCGAGGGCATGCAGCGCGCCATCGCCCGCCAGGCCGAGGCCGAGCGCGAGCGCCGCGCAAAGATCATCCACGCCGAGGGCGAGCTCCAGGCTTCAGAGAAGCTCTCTCAGGCCGCGACGGTCCTCGCCAAGGAGCCGTCCTCGATGCAGCTCCGTTTCCTGTCGACATTGACCGAGATCTCGGCCGAGAAGAATTCGACGATCATCTTCCCCGTGCCGATCGATCTGGTCGAGGCGTTCATGAAGAGATTCAGACCGAACGAGTCCTGA
- a CDS encoding PQQ-binding-like beta-propeller repeat protein, producing the protein MASGLTLYTPSAGPEALLIDSEGRTVHRWSLRGSSYWARVRMMDDGSLLVITCDPARLMKIDHTSERLWRASGTAHHDLDVDSEGRIYVLMREAVTRDGIHDGGNILDDEIAILDQYGKGLGTVSILDAFRASDRYASWVSDDALPEGPDILHTNSIEVYERDGRREALVSIRSIGTIALIDLDGGGLVWALRGAWRMQHEAHFVSDRILLFDNLGLGDDRSRVIEVDPASGEILWEWTEPGFFSRGAGAVQRLSNGNTLITESENGRIIEIDPSGSVVWEYLNPVTIDRGRTLTLGIMRAERIEQSP; encoded by the coding sequence ATGGCTTCAGGCCTGACGCTCTACACGCCCTCGGCGGGTCCGGAGGCGCTCCTCATCGACTCGGAGGGCAGGACCGTTCACCGCTGGAGCCTGCGCGGCTCGTCGTACTGGGCCAGGGTCAGGATGATGGACGACGGTTCGCTCCTCGTCATCACGTGTGACCCGGCGCGGCTCATGAAGATCGACCACACCTCGGAGAGGCTCTGGCGCGCCTCGGGGACCGCCCACCACGATCTCGACGTCGACTCGGAAGGCAGGATCTACGTCCTCATGCGGGAGGCCGTGACGCGGGACGGCATCCACGACGGCGGTAACATCCTCGACGACGAGATCGCGATCCTCGACCAGTATGGCAAGGGTCTGGGGACGGTGTCGATACTTGACGCGTTCCGTGCGTCCGACAGGTACGCCTCGTGGGTCTCCGACGACGCCCTGCCCGAGGGACCGGACATCCTCCACACGAACTCGATCGAGGTCTACGAACGGGACGGTCGGAGAGAGGCTCTGGTGTCGATCAGGAGCATCGGAACGATAGCCCTCATCGACCTCGACGGGGGCGGTCTCGTCTGGGCCCTGCGTGGAGCGTGGCGGATGCAGCACGAAGCGCACTTCGTCTCGGACCGCATCCTGCTCTTCGACAACCTCGGACTCGGTGACGACCGGTCGCGGGTCATCGAGGTCGACCCCGCGAGCGGGGAGATCCTCTGGGAGTGGACCGAGCCGGGCTTCTTCTCACGGGGAGCGGGAGCGGTCCAGAGGCTCTCGAACGGCAACACGCTCATCACGGAGTCGGAGAACGGCCGGATCATCGAGATCGACCCATCCGGCTCGGTCGTCTGGGAGTATCTCAATCCGGTGACGATCGACCGGGGCCGGACGCTCACTCTGGGGATCATGCGCGCCGAGCGCATCGAGCAGAGTCCCTAG
- the dusB gene encoding tRNA dihydrouridine synthase DusB produces MMIESVQIEPNVVLAPLAGYTDSPMRRIARSMGAGLVWTEMVSAEGLVRDSRRSMDLLRFEPEERPIAAQLFGARPEAFRGAARMVSSLRPDLIDINAGCPARKVVKSGSGAALMLDTGRVREIVEATVEGAGDIPVTIKTRSGWSDDEPSAVETALAAVAGGARAVAVHPRTRTQGFKGRADWSVIRAVNDAVGVPVMGSGDVATPGDAIRMLDETGAAAVMIGRAAVGNPWLLERSAAALAGERPPPEPDLGGRLRVARRHFTLMLEWKGRPKGVFEMRKHFVAYLRGFPGVSDLRKRIVLIDDPDEVLALLDDALRKVGPEAGGSP; encoded by the coding sequence ATGATGATCGAATCCGTGCAGATTGAGCCGAACGTCGTTCTCGCGCCGCTGGCCGGCTACACCGACAGTCCGATGCGCCGCATCGCGCGTTCGATGGGCGCGGGGCTCGTCTGGACCGAGATGGTCAGCGCGGAGGGCCTCGTTCGGGACAGTCGCAGGTCCATGGACCTGCTCCGCTTCGAACCGGAGGAGCGTCCGATCGCCGCGCAGCTCTTCGGCGCCCGACCCGAGGCGTTCCGCGGCGCCGCGCGTATGGTCTCTTCGCTCCGACCGGATCTCATCGACATCAACGCGGGGTGTCCCGCCAGGAAGGTCGTGAAGTCCGGCTCGGGCGCGGCGCTCATGCTCGATACGGGACGCGTGCGCGAGATCGTCGAGGCGACGGTCGAGGGCGCGGGCGACATCCCGGTCACGATCAAGACCCGGAGCGGCTGGTCGGACGACGAACCCTCCGCCGTCGAGACCGCGCTCGCAGCGGTCGCCGGGGGGGCAAGGGCGGTCGCGGTCCACCCGAGGACCAGGACGCAGGGTTTCAAGGGGCGGGCGGACTGGTCGGTCATCCGTGCGGTCAACGACGCGGTCGGGGTCCCCGTGATGGGCAGCGGCGATGTAGCGACGCCCGGGGACGCGATACGGATGCTGGACGAGACCGGCGCGGCCGCCGTGATGATCGGCCGCGCGGCCGTCGGAAACCCCTGGCTGCTCGAGCGGTCGGCGGCGGCCCTGGCCGGCGAACGGCCGCCTCCCGAGCCCGACCTCGGCGGGAGGCTCCGTGTGGCGCGCCGTCACTTCACCCTGATGCTTGAATGGAAGGGCCGGCCGAAGGGCGTTTTCGAGATGAGGAAGCACTTCGTGGCGTACCTCAGGGGTTTTCCGGGCGTCTCCGATCTCCGGAAGAGGATCGTGCTGATCGACGATCCGGACGAGGTGCTGGCGCTTCTCGACGACGCCCTTCGGAAGGTCGGCCCGGAAGCCGGAGGGAGTCCATGA
- a CDS encoding inositol-3-phosphate synthase produces the protein MSKNKVRVAIIGIGNCASSLVQGVQYYKDAPEDAFVPGLMHVNLGGYHVGDVEFSAAIDIDRNKVGKDLSEAIFIEPNNTYRFSDVPKLDVPVVRGMTHDGLGKYLSEIIEKAPGPTDDITGILKETKTDVVVNFLPVGSEEATKWYVEQILDAGCGFVNGIPVFIARERYWQQRFEKKGLPVMGDDIKSQVGATIVHRVLTRLFRDRGVRLERTSQLNVGGNTDFLNMLERSRLESKKISKTGAVTSQLDYDIGKGNVHIGPSDYVEWLSDRKWAYVRMEGRTFGDVPLNAELKLEVWDSPNSAGVMIDAVRCMKLAMNHGLSGAIAAPSSYFFKSPPVQYTDDEARHLTERFIEEHALDAGRETDAGIGSDGESGPQEELIKEPSGS, from the coding sequence ATGTCGAAGAACAAGGTACGTGTCGCGATCATAGGCATCGGCAACTGCGCATCGTCGCTGGTCCAGGGCGTCCAGTACTACAAGGACGCTCCCGAGGACGCCTTCGTGCCCGGTCTCATGCATGTCAACCTGGGCGGCTATCACGTGGGCGACGTCGAGTTCTCGGCGGCGATCGACATCGACAGGAACAAGGTCGGTAAGGACCTCTCCGAGGCCATCTTCATCGAGCCCAACAACACCTACAGGTTCTCCGACGTTCCGAAGCTCGATGTTCCGGTCGTACGCGGCATGACCCACGACGGTCTCGGCAAGTACCTCTCCGAGATCATCGAGAAGGCGCCCGGGCCGACGGACGACATCACGGGCATTCTGAAGGAAACGAAGACGGACGTCGTCGTCAACTTCCTGCCGGTCGGCAGCGAGGAGGCGACGAAGTGGTACGTGGAGCAGATCCTCGATGCCGGATGCGGCTTCGTGAACGGCATCCCCGTCTTCATCGCGCGGGAGCGGTACTGGCAGCAGCGCTTCGAAAAGAAGGGCCTGCCCGTCATGGGAGACGACATCAAGTCTCAGGTCGGCGCGACGATCGTCCACCGGGTCCTGACGCGGCTCTTCCGCGACCGCGGCGTCAGGCTCGAGAGAACGAGCCAGCTCAACGTGGGCGGCAACACGGACTTTCTGAACATGCTCGAGCGGTCCCGGCTCGAGTCGAAGAAGATCTCGAAGACCGGCGCCGTCACCTCGCAGCTCGACTACGACATCGGCAAGGGCAACGTCCACATCGGTCCCTCGGACTACGTCGAGTGGCTCTCCGACCGGAAGTGGGCCTATGTGCGGATGGAGGGACGGACGTTCGGCGACGTGCCGCTCAACGCCGAACTCAAGCTCGAGGTCTGGGATTCGCCGAACTCGGCCGGCGTCATGATCGACGCCGTCAGGTGCATGAAGCTTGCGATGAACCACGGGCTCTCGGGCGCAATAGCGGCGCCGTCCTCGTACTTCTTCAAATCTCCTCCAGTGCAGTACACGGACGACGAAGCCCGGCACCTGACCGAGCGCTTCATCGAGGAGCACGCTCTCGACGCCGGCAGGGAGACCGACGCCGGGATCGGGTCCGACGGGGAATCCGGACCGCAGGAGGAGCTGATCAAGGAGCCGTCCGGTTCCTGA
- a CDS encoding dTMP kinase, protein MSAWSGLFITFEGVEGSGKSTQADALARSLSEFGLEVVRSREPGGTPLGERIREILLDRSVSGMEPRAELMLFLASRAEHVERLVLPALRRGAVVISDRYADASVAYQGGGRELGTDLVERLNETATGGVQPDVTFLIDVTPEAGQRRKSRDPHAPDRIEEETLAFHERVRNAYLGLASREPSRFVIVNGERDRDEIADEILARTRDLMKTRRTGRGEGRT, encoded by the coding sequence ATGTCGGCGTGGAGCGGTCTCTTCATAACCTTTGAGGGCGTTGAGGGGTCCGGCAAGTCGACCCAGGCGGACGCTCTCGCTCGCTCGCTTTCGGAGTTCGGGCTCGAGGTCGTGCGCTCCAGAGAGCCCGGCGGCACGCCGCTCGGCGAGCGGATCCGCGAGATACTGCTCGACCGGTCGGTGTCCGGGATGGAGCCCAGGGCGGAGCTCATGCTCTTCCTGGCGTCCCGGGCCGAGCATGTCGAGAGGCTGGTCCTGCCGGCCCTGAGGCGCGGGGCGGTCGTGATCTCGGATCGGTACGCCGACGCGAGCGTCGCCTATCAGGGTGGTGGACGGGAACTTGGTACCGATCTCGTCGAACGGTTGAACGAAACGGCCACGGGCGGCGTCCAACCGGATGTGACCTTTCTCATCGACGTCACCCCCGAGGCGGGTCAACGACGGAAGTCGCGCGACCCGCACGCTCCCGACCGCATCGAGGAGGAGACCCTCGCGTTTCACGAGCGGGTCAGGAACGCCTACCTCGGGCTGGCGTCGCGCGAGCCCTCACGCTTCGTCATCGTGAACGGCGAGCGCGACCGCGATGAAATTGCCGACGAGATCCTGGCGCGGACGCGGGATCTCATGAAGACGCGGCGCACCGGCCGCGGGGAAGGAAGGACATGA